Genomic segment of Candoia aspera isolate rCanAsp1 chromosome 2, rCanAsp1.hap2, whole genome shotgun sequence:
CAAAAAGCAACAAGGTAGGCATTCTGCTTCTGAATGACCTGATGGGGGAAGTCCCTAACAAGACTAGTCATGTGGAAATTAATTTGTTCAAAAGTTGGATGCCATTGTTAGAAGTCATCTTCTCCAACCAAGTTTGTGCTGGAATTTCCATCCAGGCTGGAACTTGGTACTGAAGTTAATGTGCTTCTGTTTAGCAAGCTGCAGCCATATCTTGAGATCAGAATATTGTTATGCAGCAAGCAAGCAGTGGCACTGCTGTGATCAGCTAGGGGCCTGCAATTTACCTTGTCCTCTGGCTGTTAGAATTAGTCTAATATATCCTAGTGCATTGGTTGTTTGCTGTGCTGGGTGATCTGCTCTCTTGAGGTCTAAATGATTGAGGTGTTTGCAGGCTTAAGTCCTGATGGGTCCTGAAAGAAGCTAGAATTGCTTTGGCATTGCAGAATTGTGCTTGCAGATAAGTGAGTTCTAGGGCCTTGCACCCTGATGGTCCTATTTTAACGTTTTGAAGGAGCCTCTGCGCTTGCACTGAGTAGGGCTGTTGTATTCTTGAGTGGATGCAGCTATAGAGGACATCATTGTCCATATTTGGCAGGGTTAGTCCAGGATCTAGTGTGTAGCCTGACCTGGATCAAAAATTGCCTCAACCCTCAAGGTACACAGAATGAGGAAACCAGGCTGTTTTTGGAATTAGGAGAAAATAGACTCACCTTGAATCTTGCAAGCTGAAAGGGAAAGTAATGCAGATAGTAAAGTGCTTCACTGTCAATTTTTTTGTTTCAATTTAGAAAATGTCTATTCCCATTTAGATGAGGAGAGTTCTGAATCTTCTACCTACACTGCATCTCTCCATGTGGAAAGGCAACAGCCTCGGCCCAAAGTCTTCATCTGCTATTCCAATAAAGATTGCCAGAAGCACATTAATGTCATCCAGTGTTTTGCCTTTTTCCTTCAGGACTTTTGTGGTTGTGAGGTAAATTTTTGCAGTGATTGGCCCTGCCTGCATTTTCTTGTGCAAACATGAATGTGTACTTGCAGACATATACCTACAACCTTCTGTCAGTTGGTTTTAGGAATGTCCATTGAAAGTTATGCACTCACAAAAGACATGCAGGtgttttttgaaaaattaaatattcattACATAAAAGCGTGGAATCCTAATGCTCTCTTAAAATATTATGATCCAGACCATCCTAGGCTGTAGGATTTACTTGAAGTCATCTTTGTGCTGTGTTAATCCTGTTTCTTTAAGGCATTAATTGAATTGAAATTTATACAAATCTTAACCTTggatttactttttttatttttgtctgatgATTTTTATAGCATGTCTGACCTCTAGTGGTAACTTTGGTTATAAGTAATCCCTGCTTATTTTGCTTTGATTAGTTACTTTTCAGATAGATGTTTGCAACTAGAGGAAGGATATGCAATACCTACCCTTCCAggagcagaatgttccagagaaaATTGAGAACATTTTAGACCCCCTCCAGACCACCAGATGTGGTCATTATGGGTGTGCAATTATCTGGAAAAACTTCTATAAAATTGCCGGACCACCCCTAGAACATCCAAGTCAGCACAATTGGATCAAAGCTTCTACTTTGGAGGATCAACAACAAGAAAACTACTGGATCACCCTCATACTGGCTGATTCAGTGGGGCCTAGAGGAAAAGCTGAGCTGAGTTTTTCAAAATGTTCTGTTCTTGGAACTGTAGATTTAACACATACCTCTTTCTGCCAGTTCATTGTTGGCAAATGAATGCTTGCAAATATAGAACTTCCTTTAAATGTTCATTTCAGTATGGGGGACAGCTCCACCCAGCCATCCTTGACACGGAAGAAAATGGGAAACACTTGACCTCATGGACATCCATTTATGTATCAGAGGTTTTGTGCATATGTGAACCATGTTTTTGCTGATAAAGTACCTCATAAATTAGTAACACATTAGAAATGGGCATAATATGAAAGACCTCATTGTTAGAGCTCTTTGTATTTAGTACATTATTTGGAGATTTAGCCCAAGAGTTACTGAATATGTAACCAACATTACTTCCCTGATTACATTTATCTGTTGCTCATGTCATCAGTTATAAAACTACTACGGTATTTCATACAAAATATCCTAGTCCACTCTTTCCTTATGGGATgcactccagatatgttggactttaACTCCACAAATTCTTTggttgtgctggctgggaattacagTGCTGAAGATCAGTATACCTAGAGTGTTCTAAATTGGAGGAAAATGTTCTAGTGTCAGAGCCAATTATAGATGTAATATTTTGTTCACTTCTGGAATTATTGTTACAGatggatagattttaaaaaattcccttggACTGAATTATTTATGCCAGCTTGCTCAATGAATTCTCTTCATCCTCCTCTTACAGGATCATATTTGTTCATTGGACTGAATAATATACTTCAAGGAAGCATTTTCatagtccctccctccctccctctctcacatacatacacacactccaAAAACAATCCTGAAGATTCAAAAATTACTTTTTGCATCTTTTGGCTGTGTAATCAAAGTTTCTTGCATTTAtatctcccatctaagtactgcTTTATAGAAGATAGTAGGAAATTCCATATAGAATTGAtcaaagaacaaaacacaaaccCTATAACTACATTATTTTAGGGTGAATAATAGGCAGTTGTCTTGCCAAGTATTTCATCTAAATTATGTTTAAGAACTGGTTTTGTCTACTTTACAATCTCTATTAATTTGATATATCCTTTACTTACTACTGTATTAATATATAGGTAATCTTACTATTCATATATAGATAACCTTACAATTCTGTGATTTTTAACAGAATAGTTCCTTATTCTACCATGACTTCCTTCATACTATAGATCCCATAACATATATAATAGCTTCAATAAATATTTGGCATACATCATATGgattactgttatttttattaatatcttGAGTTTCTCTGGGAGCACAGGGTATGTAAAGGTGTCCCCTTATTTTAACCCCAGAACAACAGTCTTGTGAGTtctgagagagagtgtgtgtgtgtgtgtgagagagagagagagagtgagactGGCCTCAAAGCTCCCAGTGAACTCCACGGTTGAGTGAAGTCTTGACCCAGGGTCTCTCCAGTTCTTGACTGCTACATTATTCTGGCTGGCCCAGGGCAAAGTCCACAACATGACTTATGGCCTTATGATAATTCCGCATCAGCTATTATGTGGATGTTACCTTGATTTGTAATTCTAACTCTTCTCtttctatgtatgtgtgtatgtaatatGCACGTACATATATAGATATGTGTAttacgcacatacacacacatactgtctttttaaaaaaatctccaagCAGGTGTTGACTTAAGCAAACCTATAATGCCAGGCCATAAATGCACATTAATGAAGATAGGTTGAGTGTTGAAAGTCAGACCATTATACAAGgattataatcattttttttctaggtTTCTTTAGATTTATGGGAAGATCTGAAAAACTGTAAAGAAGGTCAGAAAGAGTGGCTTCATCAGAAAATCAATGAATCCCAGTATATCATTGTTGTATGTTCaaaaggaatgaaatattttGTGGAGAAAAAGAGCTGGAAGCACAAGAGATCCAGGGAAAAGGATACTGGGAAAGGAGAACTCTTTCTGGTTGCCATAGCTACCATAGCGGAGAAACTACGTCATGCAAAGCAGAATTCACATGACCTGTGCAAGTTCATTGCTGTTTACTTTGATTATTCCTGTGAAGGTGACATTCCTGGAATACTAGATTTAACCACAAAATACAAGCTTATGGACAACCTGCCTCAGCTTTATGctcatttacagtccagagaccTTGGCCTTCGTGATTCAGAATTATATCCTGTACATATTAGCAAAAGAAATTATTTCAGGAGTAAGTCTGGACAATCTCTATATGTAGCCATTTGCAACATGCATCAGTATATTGACCAGGAGCCTGACTGGTTTGAGAAgcagtttgtttctttcttcccaaCACCTTTACATTTTCAAGATCCAGTGATAGAAACCTTTGACTCTGGCTTGGTATTAAATGACTTAGTCAATAAACAAGTGACTGATGGAGATTTCTATCTAAAGGTAGATGCAAATGTTCCACCTTTAAATTCAGACTCTCTTTGTGCGATGCAGCATTTGAATCTTGATGTGGATAGAGAATCTCAGGACATTCAAAATAGTAGTTCCATTCTTCAGCCATTGCTACATGTTGTAAAAGCTGCCAATCTACCAGACATGCCCCGAGATTCTGGAATCTATGATTCTTCTGTGCCTTCTTCTGAACTGTCATTACCTTTAATGGATGGACTCCTAACAGATCAAACTGAAACTTCTTCCATTACAGAGAGTGTCTCTTCCTCATCAGGACTGGGTAAGATGTGGTAGAGAGAGAGTTGCACTTTAGAATTGCACCTTAAGATTTTAGATTTTACAGCATAATAAAGTTGATGGATTTTACAGTCTGTATGTTAACACTTGCATAATATCAAACTCATGTAGATTTTGACAAACCATCATTGCATTTGATTCTGATGGTAGTGAACACTACCAATATAGTATTAACTTGATCACAGGGAAGTGGAAGCTATGTTCTCATGAAACACTGCATTGAGTCAGCTTAAGTTAGATCTATAGTTAGTGAAATAGTTGTAAGAGAGGACAATAGAATGCTATACAGTATGCAAAATCTTATAACTGAGCTTTCCCTTATATCTGCAAATATTTCCAAACTCTTGTTGTATAGGAGAGCTGAAAATACTCCTTTTAAAAAGTAGAGATGACTAGATAACATTTTAAATTACGAGGCAGACGTACAGCCTGGATCTGAAAAGTGCTTCTCCCTGTTTTGATAATTCTGTCTTGCATCAACAGCTTCAGGGCATCCCTACAGCGTCACCCAACATGATTCCATGACCTGTGGGTGAAGCTTTTCAGTAAGTGGAAGCTTGTGCTTCTCAAAATCCATGCCATCAAGAATATTCTCCCTTAGTTTTGTTCTAGTATCTGTGATCTGATCAAGCTTTAGTCTAACTTAATAAGTACAGAACAGAACCTATCTCCCATCCACAGTTCATCAGGTGTTCCCAAAATCTATGCTGTGGGGTTGGAAAATACCATGTAGTACTG
This window contains:
- the IL17RD gene encoding interleukin-17 receptor D isoform X1, whose protein sequence is MAPWLKFCSFFFSLTACLDGPRLAVSAGGTSSGGGGGRKGPAGDACGWMGFSPTGKNIGLLNITFKYDNCTPYLNSVGKHVIGDVQNITISQYACSDQVAVAVLWTANPTGIEFLKGFRVILEELKSEGRQCQQLLLKDPKQLNSSYKWTVMESQPFLNLKFETDYFVKIIPFPSIKNESNYHPFFFRTRACELLLQPENLVCKPFWKPRSLNVTQQGFNMHVSFDHAPHNFGFRYYYLHYKLKTDGQFKQKICKQEKNTDVTSCILQNVSPGDYIIELVDDTNTTRKTMHYALKPVHSPWAGPIRAIAITVPLVVISAFATLFTVMCRKKQQENVYSHLDEESSESSTYTASLHVERQQPRPKVFICYSNKDCQKHINVIQCFAFFLQDFCGCEVSLDLWEDLKNCKEGQKEWLHQKINESQYIIVVCSKGMKYFVEKKSWKHKRSREKDTGKGELFLVAIATIAEKLRHAKQNSHDLCKFIAVYFDYSCEGDIPGILDLTTKYKLMDNLPQLYAHLQSRDLGLRDSELYPVHISKRNYFRSKSGQSLYVAICNMHQYIDQEPDWFEKQFVSFFPTPLHFQDPVIETFDSGLVLNDLVNKQVTDGDFYLKVDANVPPLNSDSLCAMQHLNLDVDRESQDIQNSSSILQPLLHVVKAANLPDMPRDSGIYDSSVPSSELSLPLMDGLLTDQTETSSITESVSSSSGLGEDEPPLLAATKSLVPGICKAELHCRISTEELQAIAPL
- the IL17RD gene encoding interleukin-17 receptor D isoform X2, with amino-acid sequence MAPWLKFCSFFFSLTACLDGPRLAVSAGGTSSGGGGGRKGPAGDACGWMGFSPTGKNIGLLNITFKYDNCTPYLNSVGKHVIGDVQNITISQYACSDQVAVAVLWTANPTGIEFLKGFRVILEELKSEGRQCQQLLLKDPKQLNSSYKWTRVESQPFLNLKFETDYFVKIIPFPSIKNESNYHPFFFRTRACELLLQPENLVCKPFWKPRSLNVTQQGFNMHVSFDHAPHNFGFRYYYLHYKLKTDGQFKQKICKQEKNTDVTSCILQNVSPGDYIIELVDDTNTTRKTMHYALKPVHSPWAGPIRAIAITVPLVVISAFATLFTVMCRKKQQENVYSHLDEESSESSTYTASLHVERQQPRPKVFICYSNKDCQKHINVIQCFAFFLQDFCGCEVSLDLWEDLKNCKEGQKEWLHQKINESQYIIVVCSKGMKYFVEKKSWKHKRSREKDTGKGELFLVAIATIAEKLRHAKQNSHDLCKFIAVYFDYSCEGDIPGILDLTTKYKLMDNLPQLYAHLQSRDLGLRDSELYPVHISKRNYFRSKSGQSLYVAICNMHQYIDQEPDWFEKQFVSFFPTPLHFQDPVIETFDSGLVLNDLVNKQVTDGDFYLKVDANVPPLNSDSLCAMQHLNLDVDRESQDIQNSSSILQPLLHVVKAANLPDMPRDSGIYDSSVPSSELSLPLMDGLLTDQTETSSITESVSSSSGLGEDEPPLLAATKSLVPGICKAELHCRISTEELQAIAPL